A window of Roseovarius sp. THAF27 contains these coding sequences:
- a CDS encoding penicillin-binding protein 2 has translation MIRTPLRPLARILKAREEGENPDAIERENIRLRHEEMRDRARMRAEGRLLVMGAFFVCAFAVIGGRMGVLANTDPAEPRTGFAGADILAQRADIVDREGRILATNFETYSLYAQPHQMVEPERAAEELAAIFPDLKVERLKKDFTGKRKFLWVKKKLSPEQRQAVHDIGEPGLLFGPREMRLYPNGKLAAHVLGGASFGREGVHAAEVIGVAGVEKYFDKRLRDPAMGHKPLQLSIDLSVQSAVERVLQGGMMLMNAKGAAAVLMEVQTGEVVALASLPDFDPNDRPRPPIAGEKPGDSPLFNRAVQGVYELGSVFKAFTIAQALDLGVVNPSTVIDTKGPVRFGKYRIRDFRNYGPELSVTKVLVKSSNIGTARIAQMIGIDRQQDFLKSLGFFEPTPFEIVEAEGGKPLLPSKWTDLSLMTISYGHGLSSSPLHLASGYATIANGGRLVKPTVIKQPKGQLGPRVMSERAAAQTMQMLRDVVTDGTASFAEVDGYAVGGKTGTADKPKPTGGYYEDKVIATFASVFPAHDPRYVLVVTLDEPVETTGPEPRRTAGWTAVPVAAEITRRVAPLLGLRPEIEPAPLTGITLTSN, from the coding sequence ATGATCCGTACCCCTTTGCGCCCGCTGGCGCGTATCCTGAAAGCCCGCGAGGAGGGAGAGAACCCCGACGCCATCGAACGCGAGAACATACGCCTGCGCCACGAGGAGATGCGCGACCGCGCCCGGATGCGGGCGGAAGGCCGGCTGCTGGTGATGGGCGCGTTCTTTGTCTGCGCCTTTGCCGTCATCGGCGGGCGGATGGGCGTGCTGGCCAATACCGACCCGGCCGAGCCGCGCACCGGGTTCGCGGGTGCGGATATCCTGGCGCAGCGGGCCGATATCGTGGACCGCGAGGGCCGCATCCTGGCCACGAATTTCGAGACCTACAGCCTTTATGCGCAGCCGCACCAGATGGTGGAGCCGGAACGGGCGGCCGAGGAGCTGGCGGCGATCTTTCCCGACCTGAAGGTGGAGCGGCTGAAGAAGGATTTCACGGGCAAGCGCAAGTTCCTGTGGGTGAAGAAGAAACTGAGCCCCGAGCAGCGCCAGGCGGTGCATGATATCGGCGAGCCGGGGCTGCTGTTCGGGCCGCGCGAGATGCGGCTTTATCCCAATGGCAAGCTGGCTGCGCATGTGCTGGGCGGGGCCAGTTTCGGGCGCGAGGGCGTGCATGCCGCCGAGGTGATCGGCGTCGCGGGAGTCGAGAAGTATTTTGACAAGCGGCTGCGCGATCCGGCCATGGGGCACAAGCCGCTGCAACTGTCGATCGACTTGTCGGTACAGTCGGCGGTCGAGCGGGTGCTGCAGGGCGGCATGATGCTGATGAACGCCAAGGGCGCGGCCGCCGTGCTGATGGAAGTGCAGACCGGCGAGGTCGTGGCTCTGGCCAGCCTGCCGGATTTCGACCCCAACGACCGCCCGCGCCCGCCGATTGCCGGGGAAAAGCCCGGCGACAGCCCGTTGTTCAACCGGGCGGTGCAGGGCGTCTACGAGCTGGGCTCGGTCTTCAAGGCGTTCACCATCGCGCAGGCGCTGGACCTTGGGGTGGTGAACCCGTCGACCGTGATCGACACCAAGGGGCCGGTGCGGTTCGGCAAGTACCGAATCCGGGATTTCCGCAACTATGGCCCGGAACTGAGCGTCACCAAGGTGCTGGTCAAGTCGTCGAATATCGGCACCGCGCGGATCGCGCAGATGATCGGGATCGACCGGCAGCAGGATTTCCTGAAATCGCTGGGTTTCTTCGAGCCAACGCCGTTCGAGATCGTCGAGGCGGAAGGCGGCAAGCCGCTGTTGCCCTCGAAGTGGACCGACCTGTCGCTGATGACGATTTCCTACGGCCACGGGCTGTCGTCGAGCCCGCTGCACCTGGCGTCGGGCTATGCGACCATCGCCAATGGCGGGCGGCTGGTGAAACCGACGGTGATCAAGCAGCCCAAGGGGCAGCTGGGGCCACGGGTGATGTCGGAACGCGCCGCGGCGCAGACGATGCAGATGCTGCGCGACGTGGTGACCGACGGCACCGCCTCTTTCGCCGAGGTCGATGGCTATGCGGTGGGCGGCAAGACCGGGACGGCGGACAAGCCCAAGCCCACCGGCGGGTATTACGAGGACAAGGTGATCGCGACCTTCGCCAGCGTGTTCCCGGCGCATGACCCGCGCTATGTGCTGGTGGTGACGCTGGACGAGCCGGTGGAGACGACGGGCCCCGAGCCGCGCCGCACGGCGGGCTGGACCGCGGTGCCGGTGGCGGCGGAAATCACACGTCGCGTCGCGCCGCTTCTGGGGCTGCGGCCCGAGATTGAACCCGCGCCATTAACAGGTATAACGCTGACATCGAATTGA
- a CDS encoding UDP-N-acetylmuramoyl-L-alanyl-D-glutamate--2,6-diaminopimelate ligase, whose product MGQSKSLAELGLTAQGGRRAEITGLAVDSREVKDGSLFAALPGSKVHGGEFISYALRMGAAAILTDPEGVALAAEELAASDAALVVAEDPRQTLSFAAALWYGAQPETMVAVTGTNGKTSVASFTRQIWMALGLEAVNLGTTGVEGAWEAPLAHTTPEPITLHRVLAEAEANGITHAAMEASSHGLAQRRLDGVRLVAAGFTNLSQDHLDYHSDFDDYFNAKAGLFERVLPEDGVAVVNIDDPRGPGMADVAYGRGQDVLAVGRAEGADLRILNRVFSPTGQTLRFSWRGQVHQVELNLIGGFQTDNVMLAAGLAIGAGADPDRVFATLPVMRTVRGRMQLAATRSSGAAVFVDYAHTPEAVSTALYALRPHVLGRMVAIVGAGGDRDRGKRPLMGRAAAENADAVIVTDDNPRSEVPGDIRAAVMEGVRQAGGEDRAIEVGDRAEAILRGVDMLGPGDALLICGKGHETGQVVGDDVFPFDDCEQASVAVSALDGGVA is encoded by the coding sequence GTGGGGCAAAGCAAATCCTTGGCAGAGCTGGGCCTGACCGCCCAGGGGGGCCGGCGGGCCGAGATCACCGGGCTGGCGGTGGACAGCCGCGAGGTGAAGGACGGGTCCCTGTTCGCGGCGCTGCCCGGCAGCAAGGTGCACGGGGGCGAGTTCATTTCCTATGCGCTGCGCATGGGGGCGGCGGCGATCCTGACCGACCCCGAGGGCGTTGCGCTGGCCGCCGAGGAGCTGGCGGCAAGTGACGCGGCGCTGGTGGTGGCCGAGGACCCGCGCCAGACGCTGTCTTTCGCGGCGGCGCTTTGGTACGGTGCGCAGCCCGAGACGATGGTGGCGGTCACCGGGACCAACGGCAAGACATCGGTGGCGAGTTTCACCCGGCAGATCTGGATGGCGCTGGGGCTGGAGGCGGTGAACCTGGGCACCACGGGCGTCGAAGGCGCGTGGGAGGCGCCGCTGGCGCATACGACGCCCGAGCCGATTACGCTGCACCGGGTCCTGGCCGAGGCCGAGGCCAACGGCATCACCCATGCGGCGATGGAGGCGTCGAGCCATGGCCTCGCGCAGCGGCGGCTGGACGGCGTGCGGCTGGTGGCGGCGGGGTTCACGAACCTGAGCCAGGATCACCTGGATTACCACTCCGATTTCGACGATTATTTCAACGCCAAGGCGGGCCTGTTCGAGCGGGTCCTGCCCGAGGACGGCGTGGCCGTGGTCAATATCGACGACCCGCGCGGGCCGGGCATGGCGGACGTGGCCTATGGCCGGGGACAGGACGTGCTGGCGGTGGGCCGGGCCGAAGGGGCGGACCTGCGGATCCTGAACCGGGTGTTTTCACCGACCGGGCAGACCTTGCGGTTTTCCTGGCGCGGGCAGGTCCACCAAGTGGAGCTGAACCTGATCGGCGGCTTTCAGACCGACAACGTGATGCTGGCCGCGGGGCTGGCCATCGGTGCGGGCGCGGACCCGGACCGGGTGTTCGCGACGCTGCCGGTGATGCGGACCGTGCGGGGCCGGATGCAGCTTGCCGCGACGCGCTCCAGCGGGGCGGCGGTGTTCGTGGATTACGCCCATACGCCCGAGGCGGTGTCGACCGCGCTTTACGCGCTGCGCCCGCATGTGCTGGGCCGGATGGTGGCCATCGTGGGCGCGGGCGGCGACCGCGACCGGGGCAAGCGGCCCCTGATGGGGCGCGCGGCGGCGGAAAATGCCGACGCGGTGATCGTGACCGACGACAACCCCCGCAGCGAGGTGCCGGGCGACATTCGCGCCGCGGTGATGGAGGGCGTGCGCCAGGCGGGCGGCGAGGACCGGGCCATCGAGGTGGGCGACCGGGCCGAGGCGATCCTGCGCGGCGTCGACATGCTGGGGCCGGGCGATGCGCTGCTCATTTGCGGCAAGGGGCACGAGACCGGGCAGGTCGTGGGTGACGACGTGTTCCCCTTCGACGATTGCGAACAGGCGAGCGTGGCGGTCTCGGCGCTGGACGGGGGCGTGGCGTGA
- a CDS encoding DUF1629 domain-containing protein — MKYEHGGPDSCGAEVKGGRFTDQTRAEFLKLWCVSRPKAERTFDVIKPFGESLKAIPLFSERLKDALEAVDPALFEFVRMDRTWDDVHKTPISGGPFYLANLLARRDCWDQGRTRIVPQKRGDGSYFNTISGSGRAVLRSRVTDALIWRDTLTKTVVCTDAFKGMVEIVGCKGWWFREIAVTDDR, encoded by the coding sequence ATGAAGTACGAGCATGGCGGGCCGGACTCGTGCGGTGCTGAAGTAAAGGGCGGGCGGTTCACGGACCAGACCCGTGCCGAGTTTCTGAAGCTTTGGTGTGTCAGCAGGCCCAAGGCAGAGCGGACATTCGATGTCATCAAGCCGTTCGGTGAAAGCCTCAAGGCCATCCCCTTGTTTTCAGAGCGTCTCAAGGACGCGCTCGAGGCGGTCGATCCTGCTTTGTTCGAGTTCGTGCGCATGGACCGCACCTGGGATGATGTCCACAAGACGCCGATCTCGGGTGGGCCGTTTTATCTGGCCAATCTTCTGGCGCGCCGAGACTGCTGGGATCAGGGCCGCACGCGGATCGTGCCTCAGAAGCGTGGCGACGGCAGCTATTTCAACACGATCTCGGGGTCCGGGCGCGCGGTGCTGCGGTCGCGTGTGACAGATGCGCTGATCTGGCGTGATACCCTGACCAAAACCGTCGTCTGCACCGATGCGTTCAAGGGGATGGTTGAAATTGTCGGCTGTAAAGGATGGTGGTTTCGGGAAATCGCCGTGACGGACGACAGGTAA
- a CDS encoding GNAT family N-acetyltransferase, which translates to MSTRDDLTIRLVRDGDADALWPILREVVRAGDTYAIEPDLSQGRLMDYWCEAPRATYVAELDGQIQGTYYIKTNQAGGGSHVCNCGYITAPAARGRGVARAMCEHSQGVARELGYEAMQFNFVVTSNVGAIALWTKLGFETAGRLPKAFRHPKQGLVDALVMFKWLGS; encoded by the coding sequence ATGTCAACGCGTGACGACCTGACCATCCGGCTGGTGCGCGACGGCGATGCCGACGCGCTCTGGCCGATCCTGCGCGAGGTGGTGCGCGCGGGCGACACCTATGCCATCGAGCCGGACCTGTCGCAGGGTCGGTTGATGGATTACTGGTGCGAGGCCCCGCGCGCGACCTACGTGGCGGAACTGGATGGCCAGATCCAGGGGACCTATTACATCAAGACCAACCAGGCGGGCGGCGGCAGCCATGTGTGCAACTGCGGCTACATTACCGCGCCTGCGGCGCGGGGGCGGGGGGTGGCGCGGGCGATGTGCGAGCATTCGCAGGGTGTGGCGCGGGAGCTGGGCTACGAGGCGATGCAGTTCAATTTCGTCGTGACCAGCAATGTGGGGGCCATTGCGCTGTGGACGAAGCTGGGCTTCGAGACGGCGGGGCGGTTGCCCAAGGCGTTCCGGCATCCCAAGCAGGGGCTGGTGGATGCGCTGGTGATGTTCAAATGGCTGGGGAGCTGA
- a CDS encoding division/cell wall cluster transcriptional repressor MraZ codes for MVLSFRGEFNQKVDGKGRMSIPADFRAVLADGDPRCPEAPLPRVVVLHGPHLKNCLHAYTIDAMAEIEDGIRKLPRGSDARKRASRMILGKSWDTEVDKDGRIVLPQRLRQQIGLEGEAVMVAMGDYFEIWNAATYEEVEAAETAAFLEEQDGDFDPLTLIDPPGEG; via the coding sequence GTGGTTCTGAGCTTCAGAGGCGAGTTCAACCAGAAGGTTGACGGCAAGGGTCGGATGTCGATCCCTGCCGATTTTCGCGCTGTGCTGGCCGATGGCGATCCGCGCTGCCCCGAAGCTCCGCTGCCGCGTGTCGTCGTGCTGCACGGGCCGCATCTGAAAAACTGTCTTCACGCCTATACGATCGACGCCATGGCCGAGATCGAGGACGGCATCCGCAAGTTGCCGCGCGGCTCGGACGCGCGCAAACGCGCCAGCCGGATGATCCTTGGGAAATCCTGGGACACGGAAGTGGACAAGGACGGGCGCATCGTGCTGCCCCAGCGCCTGCGCCAGCAGATCGGGCTGGAAGGCGAGGCGGTGATGGTCGCGATGGGCGATTATTTCGAGATCTGGAACGCGGCGACCTACGAAGAGGTCGAGGCGGCGGAGACCGCGGCCTTCCTGGAAGAGCAGGATGGCGATTTCGATCCGCTGACCCTGATCGATCCGCCCGGGGAGGGATGA
- a CDS encoding cell division protein FtsL: MRSFFYVLTAVMVIGLAFWAYRENYETQAAQARSEAVQQKIADQRQRLRVLNAEWAYLNRPDRLRDLVEINFDQLGLLPFQPYQFGKIDQVAYPTEGPLPISNVIDVMEREQQP; this comes from the coding sequence ATGCGCAGTTTCTTCTATGTTTTGACCGCTGTCATGGTCATCGGTCTGGCCTTCTGGGCCTACCGGGAAAACTACGAGACGCAGGCCGCGCAGGCGCGGTCGGAGGCCGTGCAGCAAAAGATTGCCGACCAGCGGCAGCGCCTGCGGGTGCTGAACGCGGAATGGGCCTATCTGAACCGGCCGGATCGGCTGCGCGACCTGGTGGAGATCAATTTCGATCAGCTGGGACTGTTGCCGTTCCAGCCTTACCAGTTCGGCAAGATCGACCAGGTGGCCTATCCGACCGAGGGGCCTTTGCCGATTTCCAATGTCATCGACGTGATGGAACGGGAGCAGCAGCCATGA
- the acuI gene encoding acryloyl-CoA reductase, which produces MFNALVVEKDEESGKTSAEVRQIGLDDLPEGEVTVAVEYSTVNYKDGLCIGPGGGLVRKYPHVPGIDFAGTVEESSDDRYSPGDKVVLTGWRVGEAHWGGYAQKARVKADWLVPLPEGLDTRAAMAVGTAGFTAMLAVMALEDQGLKKGPVLVTGAAGGVGSVATAILAKLGHEVAAVTGRPEQEDYLKSLGASRIVPREELTEVTKKPLEAEAWGGCIDAVAGAMLGRVLKQMEYGSSVAAIGLAGGAAIEGALITPFILRGVNLLGIDSVMQPYDNRLRAWERIARDLPMDKLDEMVQPATLSDLPELGRDILKGQVKGRVVVDVNA; this is translated from the coding sequence ATGTTCAACGCATTGGTTGTCGAGAAGGACGAAGAGAGCGGCAAGACCTCGGCGGAGGTCAGGCAGATCGGCTTGGACGACCTGCCCGAGGGCGAGGTGACGGTCGCGGTCGAGTATTCGACGGTGAATTACAAGGACGGGCTGTGCATCGGGCCGGGTGGCGGGCTGGTGCGGAAGTACCCGCATGTGCCGGGGATCGACTTTGCCGGGACGGTCGAGGAAAGTTCGGACGACCGATACAGCCCCGGCGACAAGGTGGTGCTGACCGGCTGGCGCGTGGGCGAGGCGCATTGGGGCGGCTATGCCCAGAAGGCGCGCGTGAAGGCCGACTGGCTGGTGCCGCTGCCCGAGGGGCTGGATACGCGGGCTGCGATGGCGGTGGGGACCGCCGGGTTTACCGCGATGCTGGCGGTCATGGCGCTGGAAGACCAGGGGCTGAAGAAGGGCCCGGTGCTGGTGACCGGGGCCGCGGGTGGCGTGGGCAGCGTGGCGACCGCGATCCTGGCCAAGCTGGGGCACGAGGTGGCGGCCGTCACCGGGCGGCCGGAGCAGGAGGACTACCTGAAGAGCCTTGGGGCGAGCCGGATCGTGCCGCGGGAAGAGTTGACCGAAGTGACCAAGAAGCCGCTGGAGGCGGAAGCCTGGGGCGGCTGCATCGACGCGGTGGCGGGTGCGATGCTGGGCCGGGTGCTGAAGCAGATGGAATATGGCAGCTCGGTCGCGGCCATTGGCCTTGCCGGGGGCGCGGCCATCGAGGGGGCGCTAATCACGCCTTTCATCCTGCGCGGTGTGAACCTCTTGGGGATCGACTCGGTCATGCAGCCATATGACAATCGCCTGCGGGCTTGGGAGCGGATCGCCAGGGACCTGCCGATGGACAAGCTGGACGAGATGGTGCAACCCGCGACCCTGTCGGACCTGCCGGAGTTGGGCCGCGACATCCTGAAAGGCCAGGTGAAGGGCCGTGTCGTCGTCGATGTCAACGCGTGA
- the murF gene encoding UDP-N-acetylmuramoyl-tripeptide--D-alanyl-D-alanine ligase, protein MSELWTAREAVAATGGRSTCDWTATGVSIDTRTLQPGDLFVALKDVRDGHDFVAQALEKGAAAALVARVPEGLDETAPLLIVDEVLPALEHLGRAGRARTDAKVVAITGSVGKTSTKEMMRAALEGQGRTHAAEASYNNHWGVPLTLARMPRDTEFAVIEIGMNHPGEISPLAVMARPHVALITTIAAAHLEAFENIEGIAQEKAAIFDGLEPGGTAVINADVGTADILLKAATAKAETVVRFGTSEAAEMRLTDVTVHDAATVGHAQAGGDDILFKVGTPGRHFALNALAVIAAAEALGADRDVAVCDLGQWRPYKGRGTREVLVLDMVEEAMSIELIDDAFNANPTSMAAALEVLAAARVRDDIGRVAAGRRIAILGDMLELGPDEARMHREVADLPFVKDIQVIHCVGPRMKTLYDALPEAQRGRWVESAGELAAEAHRLVDAGDVILVKGSKGSYVSEVVTALRRLAQAVAEKEDV, encoded by the coding sequence GTGAGCGAGTTGTGGACAGCGCGGGAGGCCGTGGCGGCCACGGGCGGGCGCAGCACCTGCGACTGGACCGCGACGGGCGTTTCGATCGACACGCGGACATTGCAACCGGGCGATTTGTTCGTGGCGCTGAAAGACGTGCGCGACGGGCATGATTTCGTGGCGCAGGCGCTGGAAAAGGGCGCGGCGGCGGCGCTGGTTGCCCGCGTGCCCGAGGGCTTGGACGAGACGGCGCCGCTCTTGATCGTGGACGAGGTTCTGCCGGCGCTGGAGCATCTGGGCCGCGCGGGCCGGGCGCGCACCGACGCGAAGGTGGTGGCGATCACCGGGTCGGTGGGCAAGACCTCGACCAAGGAGATGATGCGTGCCGCGCTCGAGGGGCAGGGGCGCACCCATGCCGCCGAGGCGAGCTATAACAACCACTGGGGCGTGCCGCTGACGCTGGCGCGGATGCCGCGCGACACCGAGTTCGCGGTGATCGAGATAGGGATGAACCATCCCGGCGAGATTTCTCCGCTGGCCGTGATGGCCCGCCCGCACGTGGCGTTGATCACCACGATTGCGGCGGCGCACCTGGAGGCGTTCGAGAATATCGAGGGGATCGCGCAGGAGAAGGCGGCGATTTTCGACGGGCTGGAGCCGGGCGGCACGGCGGTGATCAATGCCGATGTGGGCACTGCGGATATCCTGCTTAAGGCGGCGACAGCGAAGGCCGAAACCGTTGTGCGGTTCGGCACCTCAGAGGCGGCCGAGATGCGGCTGACGGATGTGACGGTGCATGATGCCGCGACGGTGGGCCATGCGCAGGCGGGCGGTGACGACATACTGTTCAAGGTCGGCACGCCGGGCCGGCATTTCGCGCTGAACGCGCTGGCGGTGATCGCCGCGGCAGAGGCGTTGGGAGCCGACCGCGACGTGGCGGTCTGCGACCTTGGGCAGTGGCGGCCCTACAAAGGGCGCGGCACGCGCGAGGTGCTGGTGCTGGACATGGTCGAGGAAGCGATGTCGATCGAGCTGATCGACGACGCGTTCAACGCCAACCCCACCTCGATGGCCGCGGCGCTGGAAGTGCTGGCCGCCGCCCGGGTGCGCGACGATATCGGGCGGGTGGCCGCGGGGCGGCGGATCGCCATCCTTGGCGACATGCTGGAACTGGGTCCCGACGAGGCGCGGATGCACCGCGAGGTCGCGGACCTGCCGTTCGTGAAGGACATACAGGTCATCCATTGCGTCGGCCCGCGCATGAAAACCCTTTACGACGCGCTGCCCGAGGCGCAAAGGGGCCGCTGGGTGGAAAGCGCGGGCGAGCTGGCCGCCGAGGCGCACCGGCTGGTGGATGCGGGCGACGTGATCCTGGTGAAGGGGTCGAAAGGCAGCTACGTGAGCGAAGTTGTCACCGCGCTGCGCCGGCTGGCGCAGGCTGTCGCGGAAAAAGAGGACGTTTGA
- the mraY gene encoding phospho-N-acetylmuramoyl-pentapeptide-transferase, with product MLYWLTELSDGGDVFNLFRYITFRSGGAFLTALVFGFIFGRPLIDVLRRTQGKGQPIRSDGPEGHLAKSGTPTMGGLLIVGALLTSTLFWARLDNPFVWLVLFVTMSFGVIGFWDDYAKVSKQNHKGVPGKVRLGLGFLIAGIAAYWASLYHPEELQYQLALPVFKDTLINMGLFFIPFAMFVIVGAANAVNLTDGLDGLAIMPVMIAAVTLGIIAYAVGRVDFTEYLDVHYVPGTGEILIFVAGLAGGGLGFLWYNAPPAAVFMGDTGSLALGGALGAIAVAAKHEIVLGIVGGIFVVEALSVIIQVFYFKRTGKRVFLMAPIHHHYEKKGWAEPQIVIRFWIIAIILAMIGLATLKVR from the coding sequence ATGCTCTACTGGTTAACCGAATTGTCGGATGGCGGCGATGTCTTCAACCTGTTTCGCTATATCACCTTCCGTTCGGGCGGGGCGTTCCTGACGGCTCTGGTCTTTGGGTTCATCTTCGGGCGGCCGCTGATCGACGTGCTGCGCCGGACCCAAGGCAAGGGCCAGCCCATTCGCAGCGACGGCCCCGAGGGGCACCTTGCGAAGTCGGGCACGCCCACCATGGGCGGCCTGCTGATCGTGGGGGCCTTGCTGACCTCGACGCTGTTCTGGGCGCGGCTGGACAACCCCTTTGTGTGGCTGGTGCTGTTCGTGACCATGTCCTTTGGGGTGATCGGGTTCTGGGACGATTACGCCAAGGTCAGCAAGCAGAACCACAAGGGCGTGCCGGGCAAGGTGCGGCTGGGGCTGGGCTTTCTGATCGCCGGGATCGCGGCCTATTGGGCCAGCCTGTATCACCCGGAGGAATTGCAGTACCAGCTGGCGCTGCCGGTGTTCAAGGACACGCTGATCAATATGGGGCTGTTCTTCATCCCTTTCGCGATGTTCGTGATCGTGGGCGCGGCCAACGCGGTGAACCTGACCGATGGCCTTGACGGGCTGGCGATCATGCCGGTGATGATCGCCGCCGTGACGCTTGGGATCATCGCCTATGCGGTGGGGCGCGTGGACTTTACCGAGTATCTGGACGTGCATTACGTGCCGGGCACGGGCGAGATCCTGATCTTCGTGGCCGGGCTGGCCGGGGGAGGCCTCGGGTTCCTGTGGTACAACGCGCCGCCGGCCGCCGTCTTCATGGGCGACACCGGGTCGCTGGCCCTGGGCGGCGCGCTGGGGGCCATCGCGGTTGCGGCCAAGCACGAGATCGTGCTGGGCATCGTCGGCGGCATCTTCGTGGTCGAGGCGCTGTCGGTCATCATCCAGGTGTTCTATTTCAAGCGGACCGGCAAGCGGGTCTTCCTGATGGCGCCGATCCATCACCATTACGAGAAAAAGGGCTGGGCCGAGCCGCAGATCGTGATCCGGTTCTGGATCATCGCGATCATCCTCGCGATGATCGGGCTGGCGACGCTGAAGGTGCGGTGA
- the rsmH gene encoding 16S rRNA (cytosine(1402)-N(4))-methyltransferase RsmH: MGSAAANNPHVPVLIEPILRAVAPVQGVWLDGTLGAGGYTRRLLVAGAERVIGVDRDPLAIELAVDWADDRVELVQGTFSKLDEYGQDLDGVVLDLGVSSMQLDRAERGFSFMKDGPLDMRMSQDGPSAADMVNSMEEAKLADILFLYGEERASRRIARAIVKKREDVPIVTTLQLAEIIEGCLPRPKPGQVHPATRSFQAIRIAVNDEYGELVEGLEAAERALKPGGQLAVVTFHSIEDRMVKRFLAEKTGNTGGGSRHAPVVEQDPPTFSQTTRKAIGPDEAELAENPRARSAKLRVATRTEAAPRPVDRGRIGMPVPKTHNRRGVR, from the coding sequence ATGGGGAGTGCTGCCGCAAACAATCCCCATGTTCCCGTTCTGATAGAGCCGATCCTGCGCGCCGTGGCGCCGGTGCAGGGCGTCTGGCTGGACGGGACCTTGGGCGCGGGGGGCTATACCCGCCGCCTGCTGGTGGCCGGGGCCGAAAGGGTGATCGGTGTGGATCGCGACCCGCTGGCCATCGAACTGGCGGTGGACTGGGCGGACGACCGGGTGGAACTGGTGCAGGGGACGTTCTCGAAGCTGGATGAGTATGGGCAGGACCTGGACGGCGTGGTGCTGGACCTGGGCGTGTCGTCAATGCAGCTGGACCGGGCCGAGCGGGGGTTTTCCTTCATGAAGGATGGCCCGCTGGACATGCGCATGAGCCAGGACGGGCCCAGTGCCGCGGACATGGTCAATTCCATGGAAGAGGCGAAACTTGCGGACATCCTGTTTCTTTATGGCGAGGAGCGGGCGAGCCGGCGGATTGCGCGGGCCATCGTGAAAAAGCGCGAGGACGTGCCGATTGTCACCACGCTGCAACTGGCGGAAATCATCGAGGGATGCCTGCCGCGCCCCAAGCCGGGACAGGTGCATCCGGCGACGCGCAGCTTTCAGGCGATCCGCATCGCGGTGAACGACGAGTATGGCGAGCTGGTCGAGGGGCTGGAGGCCGCCGAGCGCGCGCTGAAGCCGGGCGGGCAGCTGGCCGTGGTGACGTTTCATTCCATCGAGGACCGTATGGTGAAACGCTTTCTGGCCGAGAAGACCGGAAACACCGGCGGCGGCAGCCGGCACGCACCGGTGGTGGAGCAGGATCCGCCGACCTTCAGCCAGACCACGCGCAAGGCCATCGGCCCGGACGAGGCGGAACTGGCGGAGAACCCGAGGGCGCGCAGCGCCAAGCTGCGGGTGGCGACGCGGACCGAGGCCGCGCCGCGGCCGGTGGACAGGGGGCGCATCGGGATGCCGGTGCCGAAGACGCATAATCGACGAGGGGTGAGGTAA